A single Meles meles chromosome 20, mMelMel3.1 paternal haplotype, whole genome shotgun sequence DNA region contains:
- the GMPPB gene encoding mannose-1-phosphate guanyltransferase beta, with product MKALILVGGYGTRLRPLTLSIPKPLVDFCNKPILLHQVEALAAAGVDHVILAVSYMSQVLEKEMKAQEERLGIRISMSHEEEPLGTAGPLALARDLLSETADPFFVLNSDVICDFPFQAMVQFHRHHGQEGSILVTKVEEPSKYGVVVCEADTGRIHRFVEKPQVFVSNKINAGMYILSPAVLRRIQLQPTSIEKEIFPVMAKEGQLYAMELQGFWMDIGQPKDFLTGMCLFLQSLRQKQPEQLYSGPGIVGNVLVDPSARIGRNCSIGPNVSLGPGVVVEDGVCIRRCTVLRGARIRSHSWLESCIVGWRCRVGQWVRMENVTVLGEDVIVNDELYLNGASVLPHKSIGESVPEPRIIM from the exons ATGAAGGCACTGATCTTGGTGGGCGGCTATGGGACGCGTCTGCGGCCGCTGACGTTGAGCATCCCGAAGCCACTGGTGGATTTCTGCAATAAGCCCATCTTGCTGCACCAAGTGGAGGCGCTGGCCGCG GCAGGCGTGGACCACGTGATTCTGGCCGTGAGCTACATGTCTCAGGTGCTGGAGAAGGAAATGAAGGCGCAGGAGGAGAGG CTGGGAATCCGAATCTCCATGTCCCATGAAGAAGAGCCTCTGGGGACAG CTGGGCCCCTGGCACTTGCCCGTGACCTGCTCTCTGAGACTGCAGACCCTTTCTTCGTCCTCAACAGTGATGTGATTTGTGATTTCCCCTTCCAAGCCATGGTGCAGTTCCACCGGCACCACGGCCAGGAGGGCTCCATCCTG GTGACCAAAGTGGAGGAACCCTCGAAGTATGGTGTGGTGGTATGTGAGGCTGACACAGGCCGCATTCACCGGTTCGTGGAAAAGCCACAGGTGTTTGTGTCCAACAAGATCAACGCAGGAATGTACATCCTGAGCCCCGCGGTGCTGCGGCGCATCCAG CTGCAGCCTACATCCATTGAGAAGGAGATCTTTCCTGTCATGGCCAAGGAGGGGCAGCTATATGCCATGGAGCTgcagg GCTTCTGGATGGATATAGGGCAGCCCAAGGATTTCCTCACCGGCATGTGCCTCTTCCTACAGTCCCTACGACAGAAGCAGCCTGAGCAACTGTACTCAGGCCCTGGCATTGTGGGCAACGTGCTGGTG GACCCGAGTGCCCGCATCGGCCGCAACTGTAGCATTGGCCCCAACGTGAGCCTGGGCCCCGGTGTGGTGGTAGAAGATGGTGTGTGCATCCGGCGGTGCACGGTGCTGCGGGGTGCCCGCATTCGCTCCCACTCCTGGCTTGAGTCCTGCATCGTGGGCTGGCGCTGCCGCGTGGGCCAGTGG GTGCGCATGGAGAACGTGACGGTGCTGGGTGAAGACGTCATCGTTAACGACGAGCTCTACCTCAACGGGGCCAGCGTGCTGCCCCACAAATCTATCGGCGAGTCGGTGCCGGAACCTCGCATCATCATGTGA